A stretch of the Sphingobacterium thalpophilum genome encodes the following:
- a CDS encoding ABC transporter permease, with the protein MMKGLKLIWRQWRHNRLFTFLNIIGLAVGISACWIVFRIVNYEISFDQHHPEKERIYKLYSAFKEGENIHHFDGTPYPLASFLSAYLKNEITGLELIAPVINRSFESIKIQSGRDILEFNDQQKIVSVTADYFKLVPYKWLVGNPSTALKNINEIILTESRAKQYFNDTDLKTLLGKTILYDDQPLTVTGIVADLDFPSSFTNKEFIRVKPNPQEVDNWENSSSNFQVYVKLADNGRPSQVTAAATKKVKEMVGDKFKQYNITPGYKLAPLTDLHFNKFIQNSSDKQILLGLVGIAAFLLTLASINYINLTTARIPSRSREIGIRKTLGEQPKHLILAFIKETFVTCVLSLIFSWPLVRLFEAAFYSYIPVDINTFSDYLPLFIFLALLITVLTLATSLYPAYLINKVHVVDVMKANGTDKLSFGGLSLRKVLIVCQFVIAQAFVVLTIIMGLQLKHALNSDAGFQDEAVITIPLPYKKAEDSGNSPFLLKQLLQKYPEIDHVSLGHLPMNNDQWGNNIIMQSDTGEVLVNMPFKYVEENYLDVFGMKLLAGRALTRSDSTSGILVNEMAIKKFGFKSPQEAVGKHVSVNDRPTTIVGVLANFHNFNFHATLDPVAMQLTTNKAMLQNINIKLGTDSRKWPAAFAAIEKDWKTVYPKAPFTYQFYDQHIKELYEADYRLYRIINLSTSITILLSCLGLIGLVTLTTHQRTKEIGIRKILGSTVSGIILLLSKDYMKLIIISILIATPIAWLAVNRWLSDFAFRIELSWWMFTIPAIITLGIAFLAMSYHALSAARANPVDSLRDE; encoded by the coding sequence ATGATGAAAGGTTTAAAATTAATCTGGAGACAATGGCGGCACAATCGTCTCTTTACCTTCCTAAATATCATCGGATTAGCTGTGGGGATCAGTGCATGCTGGATTGTATTTCGCATTGTCAACTACGAAATAAGTTTTGATCAGCATCATCCTGAAAAAGAACGCATCTACAAGCTATACTCCGCATTTAAAGAAGGGGAGAATATACATCATTTCGATGGGACGCCTTACCCTTTAGCTTCTTTTCTAAGTGCTTATCTAAAGAACGAAATAACAGGGCTAGAGCTTATTGCACCAGTTATTAACCGATCATTTGAAAGTATAAAGATACAGTCGGGTCGGGATATATTGGAATTCAATGATCAGCAGAAAATAGTATCTGTTACTGCCGATTACTTTAAACTTGTTCCCTATAAATGGCTTGTAGGAAACCCCAGTACAGCACTCAAAAATATCAATGAAATCATATTGACGGAATCAAGAGCAAAACAATATTTCAACGATACTGATCTAAAAACGCTATTGGGGAAGACCATCCTATATGACGATCAACCGCTAACGGTTACAGGTATCGTGGCTGACCTTGACTTTCCGAGCAGCTTTACCAACAAAGAATTTATTCGTGTAAAACCAAATCCTCAGGAGGTCGATAATTGGGAGAATTCAAGCTCAAATTTCCAAGTTTACGTTAAATTGGCTGACAACGGTAGGCCTTCTCAAGTAACAGCAGCAGCGACCAAGAAGGTCAAAGAGATGGTCGGCGATAAATTTAAACAATATAATATAACGCCGGGATATAAATTAGCTCCGCTCACAGATTTGCATTTCAATAAGTTTATTCAAAATAGCAGCGACAAACAGATATTACTCGGGCTTGTCGGCATCGCTGCTTTCCTGCTTACCCTCGCCAGTATCAATTACATTAATCTAACCACAGCTCGGATTCCCTCCCGGTCACGGGAAATTGGCATTCGCAAGACATTAGGCGAACAGCCAAAACATCTAATCCTCGCATTTATCAAAGAGACATTTGTCACATGCGTGTTAAGTCTGATATTCTCCTGGCCATTGGTGAGATTGTTTGAAGCCGCGTTCTATTCCTATATTCCAGTAGATATCAATACATTCTCAGATTATCTGCCCCTTTTCATCTTTCTAGCTTTACTTATTACCGTTTTAACACTCGCTACCAGTCTCTACCCAGCTTATCTGATCAATAAGGTACATGTGGTCGATGTGATGAAAGCAAATGGAACGGACAAATTATCTTTTGGCGGACTTTCCTTGAGAAAAGTACTCATCGTGTGTCAATTCGTCATTGCTCAGGCTTTTGTGGTACTAACGATAATTATGGGTTTACAGTTGAAGCATGCACTAAACAGCGATGCAGGCTTTCAGGACGAAGCCGTTATTACCATCCCGCTTCCTTATAAAAAAGCAGAAGACTCCGGAAATAGTCCTTTCTTGCTGAAACAGCTCCTGCAAAAATATCCCGAAATCGACCATGTATCGCTAGGTCATCTTCCGATGAACAACGACCAGTGGGGGAATAATATCATCATGCAGAGTGATACCGGCGAGGTCTTGGTCAACATGCCCTTTAAATATGTCGAAGAAAATTATCTCGATGTGTTCGGTATGAAGCTGTTGGCAGGACGCGCGCTTACACGTTCCGACAGCACATCCGGAATACTTGTCAATGAAATGGCTATAAAAAAGTTTGGTTTCAAATCTCCACAAGAGGCCGTGGGTAAACATGTGTCGGTAAACGACAGACCCACTACCATTGTCGGCGTATTGGCTAACTTCCACAACTTTAATTTCCATGCGACATTGGACCCCGTAGCGATGCAGTTAACGACGAATAAAGCTATGCTGCAAAATATTAATATCAAATTAGGTACCGATTCCCGTAAATGGCCGGCAGCCTTTGCGGCGATAGAGAAAGACTGGAAGACGGTCTACCCCAAAGCGCCTTTTACCTACCAGTTTTATGATCAACATATAAAAGAACTCTATGAAGCAGATTATCGTTTATACAGAATTATTAATTTATCTACCTCAATCACCATTCTTCTTAGCTGTTTAGGTTTGATCGGGTTGGTGACATTAACGACCCATCAGCGCACAAAAGAAATAGGTATCCGAAAAATTCTAGGCAGTACAGTTAGTGGAATCATATTACTTCTATCGAAAGACTATATGAAGTTGATTATAATATCCATTTTAATAGCCACCCCGATCGCATGGCTGGCAGTCAACAGATGGTTAAGCGACTTTGCCTTCAGAATTGAGCTGAGCTGGTGGATGTTTACAATTCCGGCAATAATAACCCTTGGCATCGCATTTCTGGCCATGAGTTATCATGCATTGAGTGCAGCCCGCGCTAATCCAGTAGATAGTTTACGAGATGAATAA
- a CDS encoding ABC transporter permease → MIQNYIKIAFRNILKNKGYAAINIIGLAMGLACCLLIVIYLQNELSYDRYHDNKERIYRIVHEYKDPSGNEQEQIWGNAPIGEALESDFPEIEKVVQFSGQTSILLRQGNKKFQEENVFFMDSTAFDVFSWKVLAGNPHTALKDPYTVVLTESTAKKYFGNQNPIGKTLEGGLAAGRANAGSYKVTAVMQDIPANSHFTFDALLSMSTFRKQRPGIFEKEGWDYVDFYTYFLTSKQFDAGKFNQKIPDFLQRHLPLDGNTNARYNFHIEPLLSAYMHSAADRQPGTTGSYQNLYIFGIIAGFILLIACVNFMNLATSRSMERAKEVGVRKYVGASRSSLIFQFMSESLTLVLISGMLAIVIVLACLPFLGAFSGKQINYSALQNSTTWSIFILTTMFTGILAASYPALVLASFNPIKVLKGTFGNSKGGALVRRGLVVFQFCLSIALIAGTVIVFSQLNQLQQQDLGFQKEQRLVIDYNFDEKVNNNLEAIKSMFAKDKDILSVTASRTVPGTFLPNAGTEIISEDGTMTSFAPFLYEVDVDFIPNIGVKMAAGRAYSRDFPADTAHSLVINEAAAKLWGYKNPQDIIGKQFRQWGKEGTVIGVVKDFNYLSLHRKIEPLALRLEPSSSRYLTLQIGRANQSETIERIGKLWTELVPHRPFLYSFLDESFNRQYEADFNFRRLFSAFSGFALFIACLGLLGLVTYTAQQRTKEIGVRKVLGASIYNLVLLLTSDFIRLLVVALCIATPLSWIAMNKWLDNFAYHIQPKWWMFAFAGFAAVVIALITVSFQTFKAANANPVNSLRDE, encoded by the coding sequence ATGATACAGAATTATATAAAAATAGCATTTCGAAATATCCTTAAAAACAAAGGATATGCGGCGATTAATATCATTGGACTGGCAATGGGGCTAGCCTGCTGCCTATTAATTGTTATATATCTACAGAACGAACTATCTTACGATAGATATCATGACAACAAAGAGCGTATTTACCGCATCGTTCACGAATACAAAGATCCAAGTGGAAACGAACAGGAACAAATATGGGGTAACGCTCCTATTGGTGAGGCACTCGAATCCGATTTTCCTGAAATCGAAAAGGTGGTTCAATTTTCTGGTCAGACCTCCATCTTGCTCAGACAGGGGAACAAAAAGTTTCAGGAAGAGAACGTATTCTTCATGGATTCTACTGCCTTTGATGTATTCAGCTGGAAAGTACTTGCAGGTAATCCGCATACAGCCTTAAAAGATCCCTATACGGTGGTATTGACGGAGAGTACAGCCAAAAAGTATTTTGGAAATCAAAATCCTATCGGTAAAACTTTGGAAGGCGGGCTGGCAGCGGGCCGGGCGAATGCGGGATCATATAAAGTGACTGCCGTCATGCAAGATATACCTGCAAATTCACACTTCACTTTCGATGCCCTACTTTCCATGAGTACTTTTAGAAAGCAGCGCCCCGGCATCTTCGAAAAGGAGGGTTGGGACTATGTCGACTTTTACACCTATTTTCTGACTTCGAAGCAATTTGACGCCGGCAAGTTTAATCAAAAAATTCCAGATTTTCTTCAACGTCATCTTCCGCTGGACGGAAATACAAATGCGAGATATAATTTCCATATCGAACCCTTGCTTAGTGCTTATATGCATTCAGCGGCAGACCGGCAGCCCGGCACCACTGGCAGTTATCAAAACTTATATATATTTGGGATCATTGCCGGATTTATCCTGCTCATCGCCTGCGTCAATTTTATGAACCTAGCCACTTCAAGGTCAATGGAAAGGGCGAAAGAGGTCGGTGTCCGAAAGTACGTCGGAGCTAGCAGAAGCAGCCTGATCTTCCAGTTCATGTCCGAATCCCTTACACTTGTGCTGATAAGCGGAATGTTGGCAATAGTAATCGTTCTGGCCTGCCTCCCATTTTTAGGTGCATTCTCAGGTAAACAAATCAACTATTCAGCCTTACAGAACAGCACCACCTGGTCAATATTCATACTGACAACAATGTTCACAGGGATTTTAGCGGCAAGTTACCCAGCTTTGGTCCTCGCCAGCTTTAACCCTATAAAGGTGCTCAAGGGAACCTTTGGTAACAGTAAAGGGGGCGCCTTGGTACGCAGAGGATTAGTTGTTTTCCAATTTTGCCTTTCCATTGCATTGATTGCCGGAACAGTAATCGTCTTCTCCCAACTAAATCAACTGCAACAGCAGGATCTGGGATTCCAAAAAGAACAACGGCTTGTAATTGATTATAATTTTGACGAAAAGGTCAATAACAACCTCGAAGCCATCAAATCAATGTTTGCCAAAGATAAAGACATACTATCGGTGACCGCCTCACGTACGGTCCCCGGGACGTTTCTTCCTAATGCAGGGACGGAAATCATTTCCGAAGATGGTACAATGACCTCATTTGCCCCTTTTCTTTATGAAGTAGATGTCGACTTTATTCCAAATATCGGTGTAAAAATGGCGGCGGGAAGAGCATATTCAAGAGATTTCCCGGCAGATACTGCGCATTCTCTTGTGATCAATGAAGCCGCAGCCAAACTCTGGGGTTATAAAAATCCTCAGGATATTATCGGCAAGCAATTTCGGCAGTGGGGAAAAGAAGGAACGGTTATTGGCGTCGTAAAAGACTTCAACTACCTTTCTTTACACCGTAAAATTGAGCCGCTGGCCTTACGGCTCGAGCCCAGCAGCAGCCGATATCTCACCCTCCAAATAGGACGTGCAAATCAGTCGGAAACAATTGAACGGATAGGTAAATTGTGGACTGAACTTGTTCCGCACCGCCCCTTCTTATATAGTTTTTTGGATGAAAGTTTTAACCGGCAGTATGAGGCGGATTTCAATTTCAGGCGGCTTTTTTCCGCATTTTCTGGATTTGCTCTGTTCATCGCCTGCTTAGGACTGCTAGGGCTGGTGACCTATACAGCCCAACAGCGGACGAAAGAAATTGGTGTCCGAAAAGTGCTGGGAGCATCCATCTATAATCTGGTGCTACTCCTTACTTCAGATTTTATCAGATTATTGGTTGTAGCACTATGCATTGCAACACCTTTATCCTGGATCGCCATGAATAAATGGCTGGATAACTTCGCTTATCATATACAGCCCAAATGGTGGATGTTTGCTTTTGCAGGTTTCGCTGCAGTTGTGATTGCCTTAATTACGGTGAGCTTTCAGACCTTTAAAGCTGCAAATGCAAATCCGGTAAATAGCTTACGAGATGAATGA
- a CDS encoding ABC transporter permease, with protein sequence MVSISLKTAYRFLKKHKLITFINVLSLGIGITATLVIFLMIQYDYSFDRHVPDRDQIYRVVNNGDFKNAGVFVPLVRTMEDELPNLEAVVPIYRSPISKLKVASATDKYQTFPKEKRITFVSSQYFNIFPNKWLSGDAEQLNKPGTIVLTRKTMERFYGSLPPLDALGRTIVYADSIPLRVVGIIETARHNSDFSFDSFISVATIAQDHNLKQMFNWEAWNSISDAHQVLIKTKPGTSAHAVENNINRLLKKHKYKIGEKNTDKLELQPLADVHFNTAFNYEATKPETLRNLVLLAFFLLALGAVNFVNLSTAQSIERAKEIGIRKTLGSPKSTLVKQFLCETFLITLVATILAVVLLPLFLQVFEGFIPENLSLELLDKKVIVLFLLAQLFVVTLLAGFYPAGVLTGYAPALALKNQLAKNTKLSRSAWIRKVLTVFQFVMAQSFLICVLVVIQQIDYVSHRDMGFERNAVLNIYIPGAFQNSDKGVALKNELRKLPEVKAVSFGNIAPAMNGFMTTSMSFDQSAEKEPLTFDSRSGDEDYLKVYKIPLVAGKNIQLRDSTNEVLINRKGLALLQIQNPQDAIGKTFENGQNTIVGVMEDFDLASARQGVKPVLYIGNKQGYVLHIALDEQHPENWKNAIDKISANYKVLFPDDELDLRFVDEIIQKFYNQEKQLSKLLSWALGLSILIASLGLFGLTTFTANQRTKEIGIRKVLGASVAQITFLLLKNLLSLVAIACLIGFPIAYYFMHSWLNDFAYRTTISPWTFGLSALGLIAFASFVLSTKSVSAAKANPINSLRDE encoded by the coding sequence ATGGTTAGCATTTCATTAAAGACAGCTTATCGCTTTTTGAAAAAACATAAGTTGATCACGTTTATCAATGTGCTGAGCCTAGGGATTGGTATTACAGCGACATTGGTGATTTTTTTAATGATTCAGTATGATTATAGTTTTGATCGCCATGTACCAGACCGCGATCAGATCTATCGGGTCGTCAATAATGGGGATTTTAAAAACGCGGGCGTATTCGTTCCTCTCGTAAGAACTATGGAGGACGAACTGCCAAATCTGGAAGCCGTTGTTCCGATCTACCGCAGCCCTATTTCGAAACTGAAAGTCGCATCGGCAACGGACAAGTATCAGACATTTCCGAAAGAAAAACGTATTACTTTCGTTAGCAGCCAATATTTTAACATTTTCCCTAATAAGTGGCTGTCTGGAGATGCAGAGCAACTGAACAAACCAGGAACCATCGTATTGACAAGAAAAACGATGGAGAGATTCTATGGCAGTCTCCCGCCGCTGGATGCACTAGGTAGAACAATAGTTTATGCAGACAGCATACCATTGCGGGTTGTCGGAATAATCGAAACAGCCAGACATAACTCTGACTTCAGTTTTGACAGCTTTATTTCAGTTGCCACAATTGCCCAAGATCATAACCTAAAGCAAATGTTTAATTGGGAAGCCTGGAACAGCATATCCGATGCCCACCAGGTTCTGATAAAAACAAAGCCCGGCACCTCAGCTCATGCAGTAGAAAACAACATCAATAGGCTACTTAAAAAGCACAAATATAAAATCGGCGAGAAAAATACGGATAAGTTAGAATTACAGCCATTGGCTGACGTACATTTCAACACAGCTTTTAATTATGAAGCGACCAAACCCGAAACACTTCGCAATCTGGTCCTATTGGCTTTCTTTCTCTTAGCATTAGGTGCTGTCAATTTCGTGAATTTATCCACAGCGCAGTCTATCGAAAGGGCCAAAGAAATCGGAATACGTAAAACGCTCGGAAGCCCAAAATCGACATTGGTTAAGCAATTTTTATGTGAAACATTTTTAATTACCTTGGTCGCGACCATTTTGGCCGTTGTTTTACTGCCATTGTTCCTACAGGTTTTTGAAGGATTTATACCAGAAAATTTAAGTCTGGAATTGCTGGACAAAAAAGTTATCGTTCTATTTTTGCTGGCTCAGCTTTTTGTCGTAACCCTGCTGGCAGGCTTCTATCCAGCAGGAGTGCTGACAGGATATGCTCCTGCCTTAGCGCTCAAAAACCAATTGGCCAAAAACACCAAACTATCCCGTAGTGCATGGATCCGCAAAGTGCTGACCGTCTTTCAATTTGTCATGGCTCAATCCTTTCTGATCTGTGTGCTGGTCGTGATTCAGCAGATAGATTATGTATCCCATAGAGATATGGGCTTTGAACGGAACGCTGTTCTTAATATCTACATTCCCGGAGCATTCCAAAATTCTGATAAAGGGGTGGCGCTAAAAAATGAGCTTCGAAAGCTCCCTGAAGTGAAAGCCGTCAGCTTTGGTAATATCGCCCCAGCCATGAATGGATTTATGACAACTTCCATGAGCTTCGATCAGTCTGCAGAAAAGGAACCACTGACATTTGATAGCCGTTCTGGTGACGAAGACTACCTAAAGGTTTATAAAATACCACTTGTGGCAGGTAAAAATATTCAGCTGCGCGACTCAACCAATGAAGTTCTGATCAATCGAAAAGGACTAGCATTATTACAGATTCAAAACCCACAAGATGCCATCGGAAAAACATTTGAGAACGGTCAGAATACCATCGTCGGTGTTATGGAGGATTTTGACCTCGCATCCGCGCGCCAGGGGGTAAAACCGGTTTTATATATCGGCAATAAACAAGGTTATGTACTTCATATTGCCCTGGACGAGCAACACCCGGAAAATTGGAAAAACGCCATCGATAAAATATCGGCAAACTACAAAGTGTTATTTCCTGACGATGAGCTTGACCTCCGGTTTGTCGATGAAATAATTCAAAAGTTCTACAATCAGGAGAAGCAGCTATCCAAACTCCTGTCTTGGGCATTGGGGCTTTCGATCTTAATCGCATCTCTGGGATTATTTGGTCTTACGACTTTCACCGCAAACCAAAGAACAAAAGAAATTGGCATACGCAAAGTCCTGGGAGCCTCTGTCGCACAAATCACCTTTTTACTACTTAAAAACCTGCTCTCGCTAGTAGCCATTGCCTGCTTGATCGGGTTTCCGATCGCATATTATTTCATGCATAGCTGGCTAAATGATTTCGCTTACCGCACAACCATAAGTCCATGGACATTTGGACTGTCGGCTCTTGGGCTGATCGCTTTCGCAAGTTTTGTCCTATCAACAAAAAGTGTTTCCGCCGCAAAAGCAAATCCGATAAATAGTTTGAGAGATGAATAA
- a CDS encoding ABC transporter permease — protein sequence MVRNFIKTAWRSIFSNMFYSAINILGLTSGLVVGIFLLLWIQDGLSFDRFHSQHRNIYRIGIEGGTGISKRIFKAIIAPVGSLAKKEIPEVDDAVRIFRIGDAAIKYKDKRFNEKDFAFVDPSYFSVFDFPLIQGNQQQPFPDNNSVVITSRTAQRYFGEENPIGKTIIMGMEDLCTVSGVIADYPDNSTFQFQVLLPLSRYNEQAYIKTKTTYDNKTYLSSMDEDWSNFAFETYLRLRPDADAVTVAQKLQKIHGQAKPEDGKVPYITQELAKMHLYQMDGSDGGIGTVRIFIGVAILILLIASINYINLSTARSLHRAKEVGIRKVIGADRKALFFQFILETTLLFAIAAAAAIALAFIFLPLFNNFSGKHVTLTLSNIQIWSYILLMLLATLILASVYPALLLSNFKPIRVIKGRTSIKKSNFRKILVILQFTVSIVLVTMTIVVGRQLEYMRHRNIGYERDHIVTVLMGKKMAEHFDAAKGELLKARGVNDVIRLGRDMVYGGSSTGDNDWEGKPSNSNLWFSITYSDQYTLDFFKIRLAQGRNFTGSAADSAHFIVNETAVREMGLKNPIGSRLRIRTMPGTIIGVVKDFNYASARYKIEPMVFQYSPKDCSMLYLKTNAADTKEALASLQEVWKSYYDDMPISYSFLDESYQKQYTNEEKQGTLFNFFASIAILISCLGLLGLCTYTAQVKTKEIGIRKVLGATVLNIIQMLNKEFLILVLIANIIAIPIALYFTTSWLEGFAFRITVPIMIFLFAGSATIAIALLTVSFQSVKAAVASPVKSLRDE from the coding sequence ATGGTCAGAAATTTCATCAAAACCGCATGGCGAAGTATTTTTTCCAATATGTTCTATAGCGCCATTAATATTCTGGGACTGACCTCAGGGTTAGTGGTAGGAATATTCCTACTGTTGTGGATTCAGGACGGATTATCGTTTGACAGGTTCCATAGCCAGCACCGCAATATCTATAGAATCGGCATCGAGGGCGGTACAGGAATATCCAAACGCATATTTAAGGCGATTATCGCTCCTGTGGGATCCTTGGCAAAAAAAGAGATTCCGGAAGTAGACGATGCTGTGCGTATCTTTAGAATTGGTGATGCCGCAATTAAATACAAGGACAAAAGATTCAACGAAAAAGATTTTGCTTTCGTTGACCCGAGCTATTTCTCAGTATTCGATTTTCCGTTAATTCAAGGCAATCAACAGCAACCATTTCCTGACAACAATTCTGTTGTGATTACCTCCCGCACTGCACAGCGTTATTTTGGTGAAGAAAATCCTATTGGGAAGACGATCATCATGGGCATGGAAGATTTGTGCACGGTGTCGGGGGTCATCGCTGATTATCCAGACAACTCAACATTTCAATTCCAGGTGCTCCTACCCCTATCGCGATACAATGAACAAGCATATATCAAGACCAAAACAACCTATGACAATAAAACATATTTGTCATCAATGGACGAGGACTGGTCCAACTTTGCATTCGAAACTTATCTTCGATTAAGACCTGACGCCGATGCGGTTACCGTGGCCCAAAAATTACAGAAAATTCACGGGCAGGCCAAACCTGAAGATGGTAAGGTCCCCTATATCACCCAGGAGCTTGCCAAAATGCATCTATACCAAATGGATGGTAGTGACGGTGGCATCGGGACCGTCCGCATCTTTATCGGAGTCGCCATATTAATCCTACTAATAGCGAGCATCAATTATATTAATCTCTCGACTGCGCGCTCATTGCATCGTGCCAAAGAAGTCGGCATTCGAAAGGTTATCGGAGCAGACCGAAAAGCACTCTTCTTTCAGTTCATACTGGAAACGACACTTTTATTTGCTATCGCTGCTGCGGCGGCAATTGCATTAGCTTTCATCTTTCTGCCGCTCTTTAACAACTTCTCTGGCAAACATGTGACTCTCACTCTTTCTAACATTCAGATTTGGAGCTACATACTTTTGATGCTCTTGGCCACCCTTATCCTGGCAAGTGTCTATCCTGCGCTGCTCCTTTCCAACTTCAAGCCTATCCGCGTTATAAAAGGGCGAACAAGCATAAAAAAATCAAATTTCAGGAAGATATTGGTCATCTTGCAATTTACTGTTTCGATTGTACTGGTTACTATGACTATCGTCGTCGGGCGCCAATTGGAATATATGCGCCATAGAAATATTGGCTACGAGAGAGATCATATTGTGACCGTCCTCATGGGCAAAAAGATGGCAGAACATTTTGATGCGGCCAAAGGCGAGCTTCTAAAAGCCCGAGGTGTAAACGATGTCATCCGGCTCGGCCGGGATATGGTTTATGGGGGTAGTTCCACAGGAGATAATGATTGGGAAGGCAAACCCAGCAATTCAAACCTTTGGTTCAGCATCACTTATTCTGACCAATATACGCTCGACTTCTTCAAAATCAGGTTGGCACAGGGTCGGAATTTTACAGGTTCAGCTGCAGATTCAGCACATTTTATCGTCAACGAAACTGCCGTTCGCGAGATGGGATTAAAAAACCCTATTGGTAGTAGGTTGCGCATCCGTACCATGCCGGGGACGATCATTGGTGTGGTAAAAGACTTTAATTACGCAAGCGCCCGGTATAAAATCGAACCAATGGTTTTCCAATATAGCCCCAAAGATTGCAGCATGTTGTATCTAAAGACAAATGCAGCCGACACAAAAGAGGCCCTGGCAAGTCTACAAGAGGTATGGAAAAGTTATTACGATGATATGCCCATTAGCTATAGTTTCTTGGATGAAAGCTACCAGAAGCAATATACCAATGAAGAAAAACAGGGTACATTATTCAATTTCTTTGCTTCTATAGCTATATTAATTTCCTGTTTGGGACTTTTAGGCCTCTGCACCTATACCGCACAGGTAAAAACGAAGGAAATCGGCATTCGCAAAGTATTGGGAGCGACGGTATTGAACATCATACAAATGCTGAATAAGGAGTTTTTGATATTGGTCCTCATTGCAAATATTATCGCGATCCCCATAGCGTTATACTTTACCACAAGCTGGCTTGAAGGCTTTGCATTCAGAATCACCGTACCGATAATGATCTTCTTGTTTGCTGGCAGCGCGACAATTGCCATTGCATTATTGACAGTCAGTTTTCAATCTGTTAAGGCAGCAGTCGCTAGTCCGGTTAAGAGTCTGCGAGATGAATAG